In a genomic window of Phycisphaerales bacterium:
- a CDS encoding glycine zipper domain-containing protein, with protein MNKTTRTFALAATALTSAFALTGCSNALEGGASGAGLGALSGLAIGSLSGNAGKGAVIGAVAGGLGGAIIGDQNARNASRPAYYGGNTYYYSEPSTVYYERHYYRPRPSVVVERRYYSGYDY; from the coding sequence ATGAACAAGACGACCCGCACATTCGCCCTGGCCGCGACCGCCCTGACGTCCGCGTTCGCCCTGACCGGCTGCAGCAACGCCCTCGAGGGCGGTGCGAGCGGCGCGGGCCTGGGCGCCCTGTCGGGGCTCGCGATCGGCAGCCTGTCGGGCAACGCCGGCAAGGGCGCCGTGATCGGCGCGGTGGCTGGCGGCCTGGGCGGCGCCATCATCGGCGACCAGAACGCCCGCAACGCCTCGCGCCCGGCGTACTACGGCGGCAACACGTACTACTACTCCGAGCCGAGCACGGTGTACTACGAGCGGCACTACTACCGCCCGCGTCCGAGCGTGGTGGTGGAGCGGCGGTACTACAGCGGCTACGATTACTGA
- a CDS encoding sigma-70 family RNA polymerase sigma factor, with the protein MSRPPPTSDPGGDPRSDQELIAALNRGDYAAFEPLYLRHKEWVYNLATRYTDHHGALDAVQETFAYFLAQFPGFRLTARLTTYFYPVVKNIALSVKRRNKRIVLGDPPEEEAEPEGPRVPEGALGEVLAGLPQPQLEVLLMRIVDGMSVEEVGAALGIAEGTVKSRLHLALNRLREDPRTKDLF; encoded by the coding sequence GTGAGCCGCCCTCCGCCAACATCTGACCCGGGCGGCGATCCGCGGAGCGATCAGGAACTGATCGCCGCGCTCAACCGCGGCGATTACGCGGCCTTCGAGCCGCTGTACCTGCGGCACAAGGAGTGGGTGTACAACCTCGCGACGCGCTACACCGACCATCATGGTGCGCTTGACGCGGTCCAGGAGACCTTCGCCTACTTCCTGGCGCAGTTCCCCGGGTTCCGGCTCACGGCGCGCCTGACGACGTACTTTTACCCGGTGGTCAAGAACATCGCACTGTCGGTGAAGCGGCGGAACAAGCGGATCGTGCTGGGTGACCCGCCGGAGGAGGAGGCCGAGCCAGAGGGGCCGCGGGTGCCGGAGGGGGCGCTGGGCGAGGTGCTGGCGGGGCTGCCGCAGCCGCAGCTGGAGGTGCTGCTGATGCGGATCGTGGATGGGATGTCGGTCGAGGAAGTGGGCGCGGCCCTGGGGATCGCGGAGGGCACGGTGAAGTCGCGCTTGCACCTGGCCCTCAACCGCCTGCGTGAGGACCCACGGACGAAAGACCTCTTCTGA
- a CDS encoding LON peptidase substrate-binding domain-containing protein, which produces MSGENSIQVNFGKAMPLFPLDAVTLLPQQLLPLHVFEERYRQMVEHALDGSGQIAMAVFAGDQWKQNYHGRPPLRPAVCVGQIVQHEKLADGRYNVLVQGVCRARIIHELPMEEGRLYRLAMLEPVGLDPTTMVVSEIEADEEDEETGEEPDLGLPPPPEPEGLSEVRTKICEMLAEGPLTQLVAAEPVLEFVRNEEVPTAPLLELVSFMLITDQGLRYKLLAEASIQSRAKLIMHELEHLSDLIRRAGDQRPQDWPKGMSWN; this is translated from the coding sequence ATGTCAGGTGAGAACTCCATCCAGGTCAACTTCGGCAAGGCGATGCCGCTGTTCCCGCTCGACGCCGTGACGCTCCTGCCGCAGCAGCTGCTGCCGCTGCACGTGTTCGAGGAGCGTTACCGGCAAATGGTGGAGCACGCGCTCGACGGTTCCGGGCAGATCGCGATGGCGGTGTTCGCGGGCGACCAGTGGAAGCAGAACTACCACGGGCGGCCACCGCTGCGCCCCGCCGTGTGCGTGGGGCAGATCGTGCAGCACGAGAAGCTCGCCGACGGGCGTTACAACGTGCTGGTGCAGGGCGTCTGCCGCGCCCGGATCATCCACGAGCTGCCGATGGAAGAGGGGCGGCTGTACCGGCTGGCGATGCTGGAGCCGGTGGGGCTGGACCCGACCACGATGGTGGTGAGCGAGATCGAGGCCGACGAGGAGGACGAGGAGACCGGCGAGGAGCCGGACCTTGGTCTGCCGCCGCCGCCCGAGCCCGAGGGGCTGTCGGAGGTCCGCACGAAGATCTGCGAGATGCTGGCGGAGGGGCCGCTGACGCAGCTCGTGGCCGCGGAGCCGGTGCTGGAGTTCGTGCGGAACGAGGAGGTCCCCACGGCCCCACTGCTGGAGCTGGTGTCGTTCATGCTGATCACCGACCAGGGGCTGCGGTACAAGCTGCTGGCAGAGGCGAGCATCCAGAGCCGCGCCAAGCTGATCATGCACGAGCTGGAGCATCTGTCGGACCTGATACGGCGGGCGGGTGACCAGCGGCCACAGGACTGGCCCAAGGGGATGAGCTGGAACTAG
- a CDS encoding tetratricopeptide repeat protein: MSERLAKLQGLLAADPNDPFVLYGIAQEYAKQGDTARAVEFYDRCLGADPAYCYAYFHKARALQDAGRVEEAIATAKVGVAAARKAQDGHAASELQGLLDELE; encoded by the coding sequence ATGAGCGAACGACTCGCCAAGCTTCAGGGGCTGCTCGCGGCGGACCCGAATGACCCGTTCGTGCTGTACGGGATCGCGCAGGAGTATGCGAAGCAGGGCGACACCGCGCGGGCGGTGGAGTTCTACGACCGCTGCCTGGGGGCTGACCCGGCATACTGCTACGCGTACTTCCACAAGGCGCGGGCCTTGCAGGATGCCGGGCGGGTGGAGGAGGCCATCGCGACGGCGAAGGTGGGTGTGGCGGCCGCGCGAAAGGCCCAGGACGGGCACGCGGCGTCGGAGTTGCAGGGACTGCTGGACGAGCTCGAGTGA
- a CDS encoding ABC transporter permease, translated as MLGLVLRRLVQLPIILAVIYTLTLALAWAVPGNPLENPEGRRPPPEVAEAMQRQYHLDSFWSFYGSYLKNASGVQYLSDRASGRLAAEREKALSAGIAPPQRHVFDLGPSLQYRDRNVNEIIGGSLPVSMTLGGAAILLALVLGLTAGVIGAVRPNSLSDISTLAIALVGISLPTFVIGTLLQVTFAVWLGWLPMNGWGQLKHAVLPTITLSLPFAAYIARLTRMGMLDCLNADYIRTARAKGVSELGILLRHALKNAFLPVLSYLGPATALAMTGSFVVERVFSIPGMGKFFVNAVQNKDLFLIIGVVLIFATMLIVFNLIVDVLYRWVDPRIE; from the coding sequence ATGCTCGGCCTTGTGCTGCGGCGGCTGGTGCAGCTGCCCATCATCCTCGCGGTGATCTACACGCTCACGCTGGCGCTGGCGTGGGCGGTGCCGGGTAATCCGCTGGAGAACCCCGAGGGCCGCCGCCCGCCGCCGGAGGTCGCGGAGGCGATGCAGCGGCAGTACCACCTCGACAGCTTCTGGTCGTTCTACGGCTCGTACCTCAAGAACGCTTCGGGCGTGCAGTACCTCTCGGATAGAGCCAGCGGGCGGCTCGCGGCCGAGCGCGAGAAGGCGCTGAGCGCGGGGATCGCGCCGCCGCAGCGGCACGTGTTCGACCTGGGCCCCTCGCTCCAGTACCGCGACCGCAACGTGAACGAGATCATCGGTGGCTCGCTGCCGGTCTCGATGACGCTCGGCGGCGCGGCCATCCTGCTGGCGCTGGTGCTGGGGCTGACGGCGGGCGTGATCGGGGCGGTGCGGCCCAACTCACTGTCGGACATCTCGACGCTGGCGATCGCGCTGGTGGGGATCAGCCTGCCGACGTTCGTGATCGGCACGCTGCTGCAGGTGACGTTCGCGGTGTGGCTAGGGTGGCTGCCGATGAACGGCTGGGGGCAGCTCAAACACGCCGTGCTGCCGACGATCACGCTGAGCCTGCCCTTCGCGGCGTACATCGCCCGCCTGACGCGGATGGGCATGCTCGACTGCCTGAACGCCGACTACATCCGCACGGCCCGGGCCAAGGGCGTGAGCGAGCTGGGCATCCTGCTGCGGCACGCGCTCAAGAACGCGTTTCTGCCCGTGCTCAGCTACCTGGGCCCGGCGACGGCTCTGGCGATGACGGGATCGTTCGTCGTCGAGCGGGTGTTCTCGATCCCGGGGATGGGCAAGTTCTTCGTCAATGCCGTGCAGAACAAGGACCTGTTCCTGATCATCGGCGTGGTGCTGATCTTCGCGACGATGCTGATCGTGTTCAACCTGATCGTGGACGTGCTGTACCGGTGGGTGGACCCGAGGATCGAGTGA